In Erigeron canadensis isolate Cc75 chromosome 6, C_canadensis_v1, whole genome shotgun sequence, the following are encoded in one genomic region:
- the LOC122605401 gene encoding BTB/POZ domain-containing protein At3g44820-like, whose protein sequence is MAPAGKALGFYNEANDWFCNAELPSDLIVIIDGVNFNLHKFPLLSRCGEIEKLIKETQDNDKGTCIISLEDIPGGANGFLVAAKFCYGVHVELTPRNIVMVYCLADYLEMIDEYGDDNLFSKAGNYFYKNVLKNWKDCMVALQSCEILETKIDNLNIVGKCLDAITVMVCRDPSLFGWPMMMYGHLQSPGGSILWNGINTGAIIQTPETDWWFEDVSHLRVALFEKLIKTMEAKGIQPENLTGAVMYYCGKCLPGLGRWQGGQSRSAASHSKVSDINDQKALLENIVELLPQTKGKSICRFLLGLLRVGLILDVSDKCRDSLEKRIGMQLEFASLDGLMIPSYSDSDTLYNTNCVQRMIDIFLTSKQNSKTLPSPLPLKNVSKLVDRYMAEIASDVNLKPEKIHSLAEALPQSSRSLNDGLYRAVDIYIEAHPWLTEKKKEDLCNIINCQKLSIDACAHASQNEHLPLRFALQVLFFEQLHLKTALEGYLNLLDIENNQTDPMAIVPHDSHRYGWVSLVRENQVIRDGMERMRTRVHELEQEFNSLRQKIKMMSQAVVL, encoded by the exons ATGGCTCCTGCAGGGAAGGCTTTAGGATTCTATAATGAAGCCAATGACTG GTTTTGCAATGCAGAATTACCAAGTGACCTTATTGTTATCATAGATGGCGTAAATTTCAACCTTCACAAG TTTCCTTTACTATCAAGATGTGGGGAAATAGAAAAGTTGATCAAAGAAACTCAAGATAATGATAAAGGGACTTGCATTATCTCCCTAGAGGACATTCCGGGTGGTGCCAATGGATTTTTGGTTGCTGCCAAGTTCTGTTATGGCGTTCATGTGGAACTTACACCGAGAAATATAGTTATGGTATATTGTCTTGCAGACTATCTAGAAATGATTGATGAATACGGAGATGATAACTTATTCTCCAAGGCAGGGAATTATTTCTATAAGAATGTACTTAAAAACTGGAAAGATTGCATGGTTGCTCTTCAAAGTTGCGAGATTCTTGAAACAAAAATTGATAATCTCAATATAGTTGGTAAATGCTTGGATGCCATTACGGTAATGGTTTGTAGAGATCCCAGCTTGTTTGGATGGCCAATGATGATGTATGGCCACTTACAAAGTCCGGGAGGTAGCATTTTGTGGAATGGAATCAATACTGGGGCAATAATCCAAACCCCAGAAACTGATTGGTGGTTTGAAGACGTATCACATCTTCGTGTTGCTTTATTTGAGAAACTTATAAAAACAATGGAAGCTAAAGGCATTCAACCCGAAAACTTAACAG GAGCTGTTATGTATTATTGCGGAAAGTGCCTTCCAGGATTAGGCAGATGGCAAGGTGGGCAAAGTAGATCAGCTGCAAGCCATAGCAAAGTAAGTGATATAAATGATCAGAAAGCTCTGTTGGAAAACATTGTAGAACTTCTCCCGCAAACAAAGGGCAAGTCAATCTGTCGCTTCTTGTTGGGACTTTTACGAGTTGGTTTAATATTGGATGTTAGTGATAAATGTCGAGACTCGCTAGAAAAGAGGATAGGAATGCAGTTGGAATTTGCTTCACTGGATGGTCTAATGATTCCTAGTTATTCTGATTCCGATACACTATATAATACTAACTGTGTTCAAAGgatgattgatatttttttaacttctaAACAAAATAGTAAAACATTGCCATCCCCTTTACCCTTAAAGAATGTTTCCAAGCTTGTAGATCGTTATATGGCAGAGATTGCATCAGATGTGAACTTGAAACCTGAAAAGATACATTCACTCGCAGAGGCTCTCCCACAATCTTCAAGATCTTTGAACGATGGACTGTACAGAGCTGTGGATATTTATATTGAG GCACATCCATGGTTGACcgagaaaaaaaaggaagaccTCTGCAACATCATCAACTGCCAAAAACTTTCCATTGATGCTTGTGCTCATGCATCTCAAAATGAACACCTCCCGCTGAGATTTGCCCTCCAAGTGTTGTTTTTTGAGCAGCTGCATTTAAAAACAGCTCTAGAAGGATACCTTAATTTGTTGGATATTGAAAACAACCAAACTGATCCGATGGCTATTGTTCCACATGATAGTCATAGATATGGTTGGGTTAGCCTGGTGCGTGAGAACCAGGTAATAAGAGATGGCATGGAAAGGATGAGAACTAGAGTGCATGAACTTGAACAGGAGTTCAATAGCTTGAGGCAAAAGATTAAAATGATGAGTCAAGCAGTAGTTTTGTGA
- the LOC122605205 gene encoding T-complex protein 1 subunit eta — MASMMQPQIILLKEGTDTSQGKPQLISNINAVMAVADVVRTTLGPRGMDKLIHDDKGNTTISNDGATIMKLLDIVHPGAKILVDIAKSQDSEVGDGTTTVVLLAGEFLREAKPFIEDGVHPQNLIRSFRTASFMAVEKIKELAVSIEGKSLDEKRSLLAKCAATTLSSKLIGGEKEFFAKMVVDAVISIGNDDRLNMIGIKKVPGGTMRDSFLVNGVAFKKTFSYAGFEQQPKKFLNPKILLLNIELELKSEKENAEIRLSDPLQYQSIVDAEWNIIYAKLDKCVQSGAKIVLSRLAIGDLATQYFADRDIFCAGRVAEDDLHRVAAATGSAVQTSVNNVIEEVLGSCEVFEEKQVGNERFNIFSGCPSGQTATIVLRGGADQFIEEAERSLHDAIMIVRRAMKNSTVVAGGGAIDMEISRYLWQHARNIAGKSQLFINAFAKALEVIPRQLCDNAGFDATDVLNKLRQKHALPSGEGSLYGVDINTGGISDSFANFVWEPAVVKINAINAATEAACLILSVDETVKNPKSESAQGEAGMMGRGRGGGAMRGGRGRGMRRR; from the exons ATGGCCTCTATGATG cAACCACAAATCATATTGCTGAAAGAAGGTACAGATACTTCTCAAGGAAAACCGCAGTTAATTAGCAACATTAATGCGGTTATGGCCGTAGCCGATGTCGTCCGTACGACTTTAGGTCCTAGAGGTATGGATAAATTGATCCATGATGATAAGGGTAACACCACTATCTCCAACGATGGTGCTACCATTATGAAGCTGCTCGATATTGTTCATCCCGGCGCTAAGATCCTTGTCGATATCGCCAAGTCTCAAGATTCCGAG GTTGGTGACGGAACTACTACTGTGGTTCTTCTTGCTggagagtttttgagagagGCCAAGCCATTCATTGAAGATGGTGTTCATCCTCAAAATCTGATTCGAAGTTTCAGAACGGCTTCCTTTATG gCCGTTGAGAAGATTAAAGAATTGGCTGTAAGCATAGAGGGAAAAagtttagatgaaaagagaagCTTATTAGCTAAATGTGCGGCTACAACACTCTCATCTAAGTTAATAGGAGGAGAGAAAGAGTTTTTTGCAAAAATGGTCGTGGATGCTGTAATCTCAATCGGAAATGATGATAGATTGAATATGATTGGAATAAAAAAG GTTCCCGGTGGTACAATGCGGGACTCATTTCTTGTAAATGGCGTTGCATTTAAGAAGACTTTTTCATATGCTGGGTTTGAGCAGCAACCCAAGAAGTTTTTGAATCCAAAGATTCTACTATTGAACATTGAACTAGAACTAAAATCAGAAAAAGAAAATGCGGAGATAAG ACTTTCGGACCCGTTGCAATATCAATCCATAGTTGATGCAGAATGGAATATCATATATGCCAAGTTGGATAAATGTGTACAGAGTGGTGCCAAAATTGTCTTGTCGCGTCTGGCTATTGGTGATCTGGCAACACAG TATTTTGCAGACCGAGATATATTTTGTGCTGGTCGCGTTGCTGAAGATGACCTGCATCGTGTTGCAGCTGCAACTGGTAGTGCTGTGCAGACATCTGTCAACAATGTTATAGAGGAG GTTCTTGGGTCTTGTGAggtttttgaagaaaaacaagttGGAAACGAAAGATTTAATATATTTAGTGGATGTCCGTCTGGCCAGACAGCCACTATTGTTCTCCGAGGTGGCGCTGATCAG TTTATTGAAGAGGCAGAGCGGAGTTTACATGATGCAATCATGATTGTGAGAAGGGCCATGAAGAATTCTACAGTTGTTGCTGGAGGTGGTGCGATAGAT ATGGAGATTAGCCGGTACTTGTGGCAACATGCAAGGAATATTGCTGGAAAGTCCCAGTTATTTATAAACGCCTTTGCCAAAGCACTTGAG GTTATTCCACGACAACTTTGTGATAATGCTGGATTTGATGCAACTGATGTACTCAACAAACTCAGACAAAAACATGCACTTCCTTCTG GTGAGGGTTCTCTTTATGGAGTAGATATCAACACTGGAGGAATTTCTGATTCCTTTGCCAACTTTGTGTGGGAGCCAGCAGTTGTAAAG ATTAATGCTATAAACGCTGCAACAGAGGCAGCCTGCCTTATATTGAGTGTCGATGAGACAGTAAAGAACCCAAAG TCTGAGAGTGCACAAGGAGAAGCTGGTATGATGGGTAGAGGACGTGGTGGCGGTGCCATGCGTGGTGGACGTGGAAGAGGGATGCGTAGACGTTGA
- the LOC122603714 gene encoding acyl-coenzyme A thioesterase 13 — protein MDFESVKNYLEKPSSGVSSSEIDSMPFRFFEPMIMSGLKVESIERGRVLCSMIVPRRLLNVANSLHGGATAALVDVVGSSVILTMPNAKTTGVSVEINVSYLDAAFVGDEIEIEAKTLRVGKAIAVVTVELRNKKTGKTIAQGRHTKYLAVSSKL, from the exons ATGGATTTCGAAAGTGTGAAAAATTACCTGGAGAAACCAAGTTCAGGGGTATCATCAAGTGAAATAGATTCGATGCCTTTTAGGTTCTTCGAACCCATGATCATGTCCGGTCTCAAAGTTGAATCCATCGAACGTGGCCGTGTTCTCTGTTCCATGATAGTCCCTCGTCGTTTATTG AACGTGGCGAATTCGTTGCACGGTGGAGCGACTGCGGCTTTGGTGGATGTGGTGGGATCATCTGTTATATTGACTATGCCTAATGCCAAAACAACTGGTGTTTCGGTTGAGATTAATGTTTCTTACCTGGATGCTGCTTTTGTTGGT GACGAGATTGAGATAGAGGCAAAAACATTGCGTGTTGGGAAGGCTATTGCTGTTGTGACCGTTGAATTAAGGAACAAAAAGACTGGAAAAACAATTGCACAAGGACGCCATACCAAGTACCTTGCCGTATCAAGTAAATTATGA